The following coding sequences are from one Archocentrus centrarchus isolate MPI-CPG fArcCen1 chromosome 4, fArcCen1, whole genome shotgun sequence window:
- the rorca gene encoding RAR-related orphan receptor C a, translating into MRAQIEVIPCKICGDKSSGIHYGVITCEGCKGFFRRSQQNNAMYSCSRQRNCLIDRTNRNRCQHCRLQKCLALGMSRDAVKFGRMSKKQRDSLYAEVQKHQQSQECAGVGAREEKSDMNDHGRTYRRGSSATLSDLDDITTLPEGLLFDLPLTPEDAGGEYCNLDMMGGSAGSGSSSQSSPEQTSLDFGDGNHSIKHEYQLLRDSGLFSHAIFNPLPEGCSLLDIERITQNVVKSHIETSPYSSEELKRMAWTLYSPEETRSYQTKSAEVMWQQCAIHITNAIQYVVEFAKRISGFMDLCQNDQIILLKAGCMDVLLIRMCRAYNPINNTMLFDGKFATPQLFKALGCDDLVNAVFDLAKSLSRTQMSDEEIALFSAAVLLSPDRPWLTDVQKIQKLQEKVYVALQRCLQKEGTSEEKLAKMVSKLPTMRSICNLHIDKLEFFRLVHPETAYTFPPLYREVFGSEITFPDSTEG; encoded by the exons ATGAGAG CTCAAATAGAAGTAATACCTTGTAAAATTTGTGGGGACAAATCGTCAGGGATTCACTATGGTGTCATCACCTGTGAAGGCTGCAAG GGTTTCTTTCGGCGCAGCCAGCAGAACAATGCTATGTACTCCTGCTCGCGACAGAGGAACTGCCTAATCGACCGGACCAATCGTAATCGCTGTCAGCACTGCAGGCTGCAGAAGTGTCTCGCTCTCGGCATGAGCCGTGATG CCGTGAAGTTTGGTCGAATGTCTAAAAAGCAGCGTGACAGCCTGTATGCAGAGGTCCAGAAACACCAACAGTCCCAGGAGTGTGCAGGAGTTGGTGCCCGTGAGGAGAAGAGTGACATGAATGACCACGGCCGTACCTACAGAAGAGGCTCCAGTGCTACACTCAGTGATCTGGACGACATTACAACACTGCCAGAGGGGCTGCTTTTTGACCTGCCACTGACCCCAGAGGATGCAGGTGGAGAGTACTGTAACCTGGACATGATGGGTGGAAGTGCAGGCAGTGGCTCATCCTCTCAGAGTTCACCAGAACAGACCAGCTTGGATTTTGGTGATGGAAACCACAGTATCAAACATGAGTATCAGCTGTTGCGTGACTCTGGACTCTTCTCACATGCCATCTTCAATCCACTGCCTGAAGGTTGCTCCCTACTTGACATAG AGCGTATTACCCAGAATGTGGTGAAGTCCCATATCGAGACAAGCCCGTACAGCTCAGAGGAGCTAAAGAGAATGGCATGGACCTTGTATAGCCCAGAAGAGACCCGCTCATACCAGACCAAG tCAGCTGAGGTGATGTGGCAACAATGTGCCATTCACATCACCAATGCAATACAGTATGTGGTGGAGTTTGCTAAGCGTATCTCTGGCTTCATGGACCTCTGTCAGAATGATCAGATTATCCTCCTCAAAGCAG GCTGCATGGATGTCCTTCTCATCCGTATGTGTCGGGCCTACAACCCCATCAATAATACAATGCTTTTTGATGGAAAGTTTGCGACGCCTCAGCTTTTCAAAGCTCTTG GCTGTGATGACCTTGTGAATGCAGTGTTTGACTTAGCTAAAAGCCTGAGCCGTACACAGATGTCTGACGAGGAGATTGCGCTTTTCAGTGCTGCTGTCCTGCTCTCACCAG ACCGACCCTGGCTGACAGATGTTCAGAAGATCCAGAAGTTGCAAGAGAAAGTTTATGTGGCTCTGCAGCGCTGCCTACAGAAAGAAGGCACATCAGAAGAGAAACTAGCTAAG ATGGTGTCTAAGCTTCCTACAATGAGGTCCATTTGCAACCTTCACATTGACAAACTGGAGTTTTTCCGTCTGGTTCACCCAGAGACAGCATATACTTTTCCTCCTCTGTACAGGGAGGTTTTTGGCAGTGAAATCACCTTCCCAGACTCCACAGAGGGCTAG